The following proteins are encoded in a genomic region of Ornithodoros turicata isolate Travis chromosome 6, ASM3712646v1, whole genome shotgun sequence:
- the LOC135397042 gene encoding probable ATP-dependent RNA helicase DDX31, translated as MNADTDTPNLVLNINTSVVPNDKGSKVQKAGPAKSEQKQSTSADHRTTEKPPIKKRQREFYDADDSRRRDQLDGPPRKKEKFSSLFDHDTYLPDVDVEVTDTKNEPVFSSSQFTEFDIHPHIVSCLADRFGITTATEIQKLTIPVLLRGKDALVKSHTGSGKTLAYAIPIVQRLQEVRPKLSRNEGIYAVVIVPTRELALQTYECFEKLTKACTWIVPGVLMGGEKKKSEKARIRKGLNIVIGTPGRFIDHLEHTESFTLRNATWLAIDEADRLLELGFEESVAKILTVWKEQKATVCSTSVLLSATLSKGVERLAGLALNDPVTLDVAVEAGAAELEELVLPPGLSQFYVQVPIKLSLMTLACLVLEACVADAQKRSKIIVFMATQDVVDFEQSAFSAVLGSMFEDTGRRINFFKLHGEMSQHDRAEVFKKFREASTGVLFTTDVASRGLDVPQVDLIVQCCVPLRAEDYVHRAGRTARIGAEGKVVMMLLPSETRFLQVLADRHIALKKMDVSDVLKGVFAIKQQILDARTEKGAKLRSMEDYVTALQLIFEHEVNTDKDLLGMAKKGYLSHVRSYASYPKAMREVVLFKQLHLGHLAKAYCLREAPKVLGADRSAPIHGSHKEKAMLQPKQRRQKMVEVSEYDSGIGKGRTKKRKKGKK; from the coding sequence ATGAATGCTGATACGGACACTCCAAACCTCGTGTTGAACATAAATACGAGCGTTGTTCCAAACGACAAGGGAAGCAAGGTGCAAAAAGCTGGACCTGCAAAGAGTGAGCAGAAACAATCCACGTCAGCTGACCATCGTACTACTGAAAAACCTCCGATCAAAAAGCGTCAACGCGAATTTTATGATGCAGACGATTCTAGGAGACGGGACCAGCTCGACGGTCCTCCGCGCAAGAAAGAAAAGTTTTCGTCACTGTTCGATCACGATACATATCTACCAGACGTGGACGTTGAAGTGACTGATACGAAGAATGAACCTGTTTTCTCGTCGTCGCAGTTCACAGAATTCGACATTCACCCTCACATCGTTTCCTGCCTGGCAGACCGTTTTGGCATCACCACAGCTACGGAAATTCAGAAACTAACCATACCAGTTCTTTTAAGAGGCAAAGACGCGTTGGTGAAATCTCACACCGGGTCCGGCAAGACACTCGCATACGCTATACCCATAGTTCAACGTTTGCAAGAAGTTCGACCTAAACTATCACGGAATGAAGGCATCTACGCCGTCGTCATCGTACCCACGAGAGAGCTCGCGTTGCAGACGTACGAATGCTTTGAGAAACTCACGAAGGCATGCACATGGATTGTACCGGGCGTACTTATGGGCGGCGAAAAGAAGAAATCTGAAAAAGCTCGTATACGCAAAGGATTGAATATCGTTATAGGCACGCCCGGCAGGTTCATAGATCATCTGGAACACACGGAATCATTCACGCTTCGCAACGCCACCTGGTTGGCTATCGACGAGGCAGACCGACTGCTGGAACTTGGCTTCGAAGAATCCGTAGCCAAGATTCTGACAGTCTGGAAAGAACAGAAAGCAACAGTGTGCAGCACGTCCGTGCTTTTATCCGCAACTTTGTCGAAGGGCGTCGAAAGGCTCGCTGGACTTGCACTCAACGACCCGGTCACCTTGGACGTCGCCGTCGAAGCCGGTGCTGCGGAGTTGGAAGAACTAGTCCTGCCGCCCGGTCTGAGCCAATTTTACGTACAAGTCCCTATAAAACTGTCGCTGATGACTTTAGCATGTCTCGTGCTTGAAGCCTGCGTAGCAGATGCTCAGAAGAGGAGCAAAATAATCGTCTTCATGGCGACGCAGGACGTAGTCGACTTTGAGCAATCCGCGTTTTCGGCTGTTCTCGGATCAATGTTTGAGGACACGGGTCGTCGCATCAATTTTTTTAAACTCCACGGCGAAATGTCGCAACACGACCGTGCAGAAGTGTTCAAGAAATTCAGAGAGGCCAGCACTGGCGTGCTGTTCACGACGGACGTCGCATCGAGGGGCCTGGACGTGCCGCAGGTGGACCTCATCGTGCAGTGCTGCGTTCCCCTGCGGGCGGAAGACTACGTCCACCGTGCCGGTCGGACCGCACGTATCGGCGCAGAAGGGAAAGTCGTCATGATGCTTCTGCCGTCAGAAACACGTTTCCTGCAGGTCCTGGCAGACCGTCACATAGCCCTGAAGAAGATGGACGTGTCGGACGTTCTAAAGGGCGTCTTCGCCATAAAGCAGCAGATATTAGACGCAAGGACCGAAAAGGGAGCCAAGCTCAGATCAATGGAAGACTACGTGACTGCATTGCAGTTAATTTTTGAGCATGAAGTGAACACCGACAAGGACCTGTTGGGCATGGCGAAGAAGGGATACCTGAGCCACGTCAGGTCGTACGCTTCGTATCCAAAGGCAATGAGAGAAGTTGTGCTGTTCAAGCAGCTGCACTTGGGCCACTTGGCGAAGGCATACTGTTTGAGAGAGGCTCCGAAAGTACTCGGAGCGGACAGGTCGGCCCCAATTCATGGTAGTCACAAAGAGAAGGCTATGCTGCAGCCAAAACAGCGGAGGCAGAAAATGGTGGAGGTGTCGGAGTACGACAGCGGTATCGGCAAAGGGAggacaaaaaagagaaagaaggggAAGAAGTGA